From Lonchura striata isolate bLonStr1 chromosome 31, bLonStr1.mat, whole genome shotgun sequence, one genomic window encodes:
- the LOC110480642 gene encoding uncharacterized protein LOC110480642 gives MIFHSQGGMKMEEMEEEEKPWRSRTRSGIKPSPGSCREERAPLSQEGGRRSRRSSELVEKPHGREKPHKCLECGKGFRRSLDLIHHQVIHTGEKPYECGECGKRFSWSSSLRLHQRFHTGERPFECGECGRSFSQRSCLMQHSVIHTGEKPFECGKCGMSFSQKGYLMQHQRIHTGEKPYECGECGKSFRQSSGLRRHERIHTGEKPYECGVCGMSFSLNSQLMEHKEIHTGEKPYKCGECGKSFRESSALIWHRVIHTGERPYTCLECGKSYGWRSDLRKHQCIHSGEKLYECPQCGKRFRISSSLLVHQRFHTEARPYRCPDCGKGFKINSHLTEHRCIHTRERPYECGKCGKSFSQSSALFKHQRRRH, from the exons AT gatttttcattcccagggaggaatgaaaatggaggaaatggaggaggaggaaaagccctggagatcccGCACAAGGAGTGGCatcaaacccagcccagggagctgcagggaggaaagagcccccctgagccaggaaggcgggcggagatccaggcggagctcagagctggtggagaagcctcatggcagggagaagccccacaagtgcttggaatgtgggaagggtttcaggcGGAGCTTGGATCTGATCCATCACCAGGTGATTCAcactggggagaagccctacgagtgtggggaatgtggcaAGCGTttcagctggagctccagctTGAGACTTCACCAGAGgttccacaccggggagaggccctttgagtgtggggagtgtgggaggagcttcagccagaggagCTGCCTGATGCAGCACTCGGtaatccacactggggaaaagccctttgagtgtgggaaatgtgggatgAGCTTCAGCCAGAAGGGCTACCTGATGCAACatcagaggatccacactggggaaaagccctatgagtgtggggaatgtgggaagagcttcaggcagagctctggcctGAGGAGACAtgagaggatccacactggagaaaagccctatgagtgtggggtgtgtgggatGAGCTTCAGCCTGAACTCCCAGCTTATGGAACACAAAGAGATCCatactggggaaaagccctacaagtgtggggaatgtgggaaaagTTTCAGAGAAAGCTCAGCCCTGATTTGGCACagggtgatccacactggggaacggccctacacctgcttggaatgtgggaagagctatGGGTGGCGCTCAGACCTGAGAAAACACCAGTGCATCCACAGCGGGGAGAAGctctacgagtgtccccagtgtgggaagaggtttcggatCAGCTCCAGTCTCCTCGTACATCAGCGATTTCACACAGAGgcgaggccctaccgctgccccgactgtgggaaAGGTTTCAAGATAAACTCCCACCTCACCGAGCATCGGTGcatccacaccagggagaggccctacgagtgtgggaagtgtgggaagagcttctcacagAGCTCAGCCTTGTTCAAACACCAAAGGAGGCGCCACTAA